One Pseudomonas sp. MH9.2 DNA segment encodes these proteins:
- a CDS encoding ferredoxin reductase family protein, producing the protein MKSWHCIVGILLITATTLLIEIPSDTWLTSATLSLILGTAALAYMAVAALLSSRWRAVEVLFGGLDRVYETHKWLGIWALVFASHHFVFKAYLDVWHSVPILEMSKYWTRLVRQLSYVALGMIVLLALNRNIPYGLWRWWHKLSGPLFVIVILHWLSFKSPMTLSNPAGIWLALLCGTGALAAFYKLLLYPFIATAGEYKVSAVSLGKNSLSLELEPIHSGFTFKAGQFAFLAMKEKGLREPHPFTIAAAHSDSGRIKFVIRALGDYTQKLRDQVKVGMLADIYAPYGRFKRQPGAEREIWIGGGVGISPFISWLQDTSASHFDNATLVYCFNPSRAFPSVELLQGMAEKRGVEFVGNGGGADQLAETVRQAATQTDPAQIHVSFCGPKGLMSRVRELMRESGIPEGNLHYEFFEFR; encoded by the coding sequence TTGAAAAGCTGGCACTGTATCGTTGGCATCCTGCTGATCACGGCAACGACCCTGCTCATCGAGATTCCTTCCGACACGTGGCTGACCTCGGCAACGCTGAGTCTGATCCTAGGCACTGCGGCGCTGGCCTATATGGCGGTTGCCGCCTTGCTGTCCAGCCGCTGGCGTGCCGTTGAGGTTTTGTTCGGGGGCCTGGATAGGGTCTATGAAACCCATAAATGGCTGGGTATTTGGGCGCTGGTATTTGCCTCTCACCATTTTGTGTTCAAGGCCTATCTGGACGTCTGGCACAGCGTGCCGATCCTTGAGATGTCTAAATACTGGACGCGTCTGGTACGCCAACTGAGTTACGTTGCACTGGGCATGATTGTGTTGCTCGCCTTGAACCGGAATATCCCCTATGGCCTGTGGCGCTGGTGGCACAAGCTGTCAGGCCCGCTGTTTGTGATCGTCATCCTGCATTGGCTGAGCTTCAAGTCGCCTATGACGTTGAGCAACCCCGCCGGCATCTGGTTAGCGCTGTTGTGTGGCACGGGTGCGCTCGCGGCGTTCTACAAACTGCTGCTTTACCCCTTCATCGCTACCGCTGGCGAATACAAGGTGTCGGCCGTTTCCCTTGGCAAGAATTCCCTGAGCCTTGAGCTTGAGCCGATCCATAGCGGCTTTACGTTCAAGGCAGGGCAGTTTGCGTTCCTGGCCATGAAGGAGAAAGGCTTGCGCGAGCCTCACCCGTTCACTATTGCTGCCGCCCATTCCGACAGTGGCCGTATCAAGTTTGTGATCCGCGCCTTGGGGGACTACACGCAGAAACTGCGCGATCAGGTCAAGGTTGGGATGCTGGCGGATATCTATGCACCGTACGGACGCTTCAAGCGTCAGCCCGGCGCGGAGCGGGAAATCTGGATCGGCGGAGGTGTGGGTATTTCGCCATTCATCTCTTGGCTGCAGGACACGTCTGCCAGCCACTTCGACAATGCCACTCTGGTCTATTGCTTTAATCCGTCGCGAGCGTTCCCGAGCGTCGAGCTTTTGCAAGGTATGGCCGAAAAGCGTGGGGTCGAGTTCGTTGGCAATGGCGGGGGTGCCGATCAGTTGGCTGAAACCGTGCGTCAGGCAGCCACCCAAACAGATCCGGCACAGATCCACGTTAGCTTCTGTGGTCCCAAGGGCTTGATGTCACGCGTCCGTGAACTGATGCGCGAAAGCGGGATTCCTGAAGGTAATCTCCACTACGAATTTTTTGAGTTCCGCTGA
- a CDS encoding DNA-binding protein encodes MTLANLLGLSLEKVEPDAASISRLMDAARRSLADAQLTNMSSEGRFDMAYKAIMQAANSALQANGYRTLTSKPGHHQTMIQSLPLTIGLDAKTMIVLDGLRKQRNVSDYSGDPVSESMALEAIAHARALLVQVEHWLNANKRHLVG; translated from the coding sequence ATGACGTTGGCGAATTTGTTGGGACTGTCACTGGAGAAGGTCGAGCCTGATGCCGCGAGCATCAGCCGCTTGATGGATGCGGCACGGCGCAGCCTGGCAGATGCTCAGTTGACGAACATGAGTAGCGAAGGTCGTTTCGACATGGCGTACAAAGCCATCATGCAAGCTGCCAACTCGGCTCTGCAGGCCAATGGGTATCGAACGTTGACGAGCAAGCCCGGACATCATCAGACGATGATCCAGAGCTTGCCTCTGACTATTGGTCTGGATGCGAAAACCATGATCGTCCTGGATGGTCTTCGCAAGCAGCGCAATGTCAGTGACTACTCTGGAGATCCGGTTAGTGAAAGCATGGCGCTGGAAGCAATCGCTCATGCTCGGGCTTTGCTAGTCCAGGTTGAGCATTGGCTGAACGCTAACAAACGACATTTGGTTGGGTGA
- a CDS encoding nucleotidyltransferase domain-containing protein, which translates to MSLSTFLFSDYRRKVLALLLLHPDERYHQREIARLTDTISGTLSRELAKMVEAGLLEKMRVGNQVQYKANLECPVFEELASILRKTEGWIQSLAEALEPLADSIKVAFVFGSMASGKAGSSSDIDLMVIGDARFSDLITHLYPLQEALGREINPKQYSISEWRRLIEEKGAFVRDVLSKPKLFVIGHQQDLVVDEA; encoded by the coding sequence ATGTCGCTGAGTACGTTTCTATTTTCCGATTACCGCAGAAAGGTGCTGGCGTTGTTGTTGCTCCACCCCGACGAACGTTATCACCAACGTGAGATTGCCCGTCTCACCGATACCATTTCAGGCACCCTGAGTCGTGAGCTAGCCAAGATGGTGGAAGCGGGTTTGCTAGAAAAAATGCGTGTCGGTAACCAAGTGCAATACAAAGCCAATCTGGAATGTCCGGTTTTCGAAGAGTTAGCCAGTATCCTTCGCAAAACGGAGGGTTGGATTCAGTCGCTGGCAGAAGCGCTGGAACCGCTGGCAGATTCTATCAAGGTGGCTTTTGTATTCGGCTCCATGGCCAGCGGCAAAGCGGGTTCAAGCAGTGACATCGATCTGATGGTTATCGGTGACGCAAGGTTTAGCGACTTGATTACCCACCTCTATCCGCTTCAGGAGGCGCTCGGCAGGGAGATTAATCCCAAGCAGTACTCGATCAGTGAATGGCGCCGCCTAATAGAAGAGAAGGGCGCGTTTGTGCGGGACGTGTTGAGCAAGCCAAAGCTATTTGTGATTGGGCATCAGCAAGATCTGGTGGTTGATGAGGCGTAA
- a CDS encoding restriction endonuclease produces the protein MAKKTSPFEDLFYIASKLPWWVSAMIAIASGVYLHSIAIAQTPIYSGMQHLDSMIFNTAFKTFATFGQYLVPLIFLGGAAASVFGRRKRRRLLAAVAMPGGKTLEGITWQQFELLVGEALRHQGFSVQETGGNGPDGGVDLVARKDGEKYLVQCKQWRSLQVGVPTVRELYGAMAAEGATGGFVITSGRFTGPAKQFASGRNLRLVDGELLNQWIAATKRPGPRPTSAVVEEQVEPVIVPEVAKAPPVAEPSAKPSPAKPVAPACPHCRKPMVIRVARSGANAGGDFWGCSSYPGCKGIRPIFRPL, from the coding sequence ATGGCTAAAAAAACCTCCCCTTTCGAAGACCTCTTTTACATCGCCAGCAAACTCCCATGGTGGGTCAGTGCAATGATCGCCATCGCGTCAGGTGTGTATCTGCATTCGATCGCCATCGCCCAGACACCGATCTATTCGGGCATGCAGCACCTGGATTCAATGATCTTCAACACCGCCTTCAAAACTTTCGCCACCTTCGGCCAGTACCTGGTCCCGCTGATTTTTCTCGGCGGTGCTGCGGCGTCGGTGTTCGGTCGACGTAAACGGCGTCGGTTGCTGGCGGCGGTCGCGATGCCGGGTGGCAAGACGCTTGAAGGCATTACCTGGCAGCAGTTCGAGCTGTTGGTGGGTGAGGCGTTGCGGCATCAGGGCTTTAGCGTTCAGGAAACCGGTGGTAACGGGCCGGATGGCGGGGTCGATTTGGTTGCTCGCAAGGACGGAGAAAAGTACCTGGTGCAATGCAAGCAATGGCGCTCGCTGCAGGTTGGCGTGCCGACGGTTCGTGAGCTGTATGGGGCGATGGCGGCAGAGGGTGCGACGGGCGGATTTGTGATCACCAGCGGCCGCTTTACTGGGCCAGCGAAGCAGTTCGCTTCGGGACGGAACCTGCGGCTGGTGGATGGGGAGCTGCTGAACCAATGGATCGCAGCGACCAAGCGCCCAGGGCCGCGGCCTACTTCGGCTGTCGTAGAGGAACAGGTGGAGCCGGTCATTGTTCCTGAAGTTGCCAAAGCGCCCCCGGTTGCTGAGCCATCGGCCAAACCATCCCCAGCTAAACCGGTAGCGCCTGCTTGCCCTCATTGCAGGAAGCCGATGGTAATCAGAGTCGCCCGAAGTGGCGCTAATGCGGGGGGTGACTTCTGGGGGTGTTCTTCATATCCAGGGTGTAAGGGTATTCGTCCTATATTCCGGCCTCTGTAA
- a CDS encoding cupin domain-containing protein encodes MHTHEQKTEHKSFSKPDEVREFGHGKAEILKIGDAEVGRYTFEPGWRWSNDIKPLAKTASCQAPHFQYHVTGRIAIRMDDGTEFIAGPGDITSLPQGHDAWVVGNETVVLVDWFGATNYARKV; translated from the coding sequence ATGCACACTCACGAGCAAAAAACCGAACACAAGTCCTTCTCCAAACCCGATGAAGTCCGCGAGTTTGGTCACGGCAAAGCTGAAATCCTCAAAATCGGTGACGCAGAAGTGGGCCGATATACCTTCGAACCCGGTTGGCGCTGGTCAAATGACATCAAGCCTCTGGCCAAAACAGCCAGCTGCCAGGCGCCGCACTTCCAGTACCACGTCACGGGCAGAATCGCCATTCGCATGGATGACGGTACAGAGTTTATCGCCGGGCCAGGAGACATCACCTCGTTACCCCAAGGCCATGATGCCTGGGTCGTTGGCAACGAAACGGTCGTGCTGGTCGACTGGTTTGGTGCAACCAACTACGCCAGGAAGGTTTGA
- a CDS encoding VOC family protein, which yields MSVKAIPEGFHSLTVYMGVKDAAKAIEFYKKAFGATENFHLNNPDGKVGHADIQIGDSRLMLADPCDQGGFNSADPMSKTSFGMYLYVPDVDTQFKRAVDAGATVVSEVKDQFYGDRSGAVRDPFGHLWFIATHKEDLTPEQIGRRAEVAFKQMQA from the coding sequence ATGAGCGTCAAAGCAATCCCGGAGGGCTTCCATAGCCTGACCGTGTACATGGGCGTCAAAGATGCAGCCAAGGCCATCGAGTTTTACAAAAAGGCATTTGGCGCCACTGAGAATTTCCACCTCAACAACCCGGACGGTAAAGTCGGGCACGCCGACATTCAGATCGGCGATTCCAGGCTGATGCTCGCCGATCCATGTGATCAGGGCGGGTTCAACAGCGCCGATCCGATGAGTAAAACTTCATTTGGCATGTACCTGTATGTGCCCGACGTCGACACGCAATTCAAGCGCGCCGTCGACGCCGGGGCCACGGTCGTGAGTGAGGTCAAGGATCAGTTTTACGGTGACCGTTCTGGCGCTGTGAGAGATCCTTTTGGGCACTTGTGGTTCATCGCTACCCACAAGGAAGACCTGACGCCCGAACAAATCGGCAGACGTGCCGAAGTGGCCTTCAAACAAATGCAGGCCTGA
- a CDS encoding MFS transporter codes for MTAIIRPRLQPLSRVDYTTLGLAALGGALEIYDFIIFVFFALTLSQLFFPPDMPEWLRLLQSFGIFVTGYLARPLGGILMAHFADRLGRKRVFSLSILLMALPCLLIGVMPTYAQIGYWAPLILLALRILQGAAVGGEVPSAWVFVAEHAPRGHRGYALGVLQAGLTFGYLLGALTATWLAQVFSPAEILDYAWRIPFLLGGVFGVVGVWLRRWLSETPVFMALQAQREAQPEFPLRAVLREHRQALLPAALLTCVLTSAVVVLVVITPTVMQQRFGMTASHTFALSALGIVFLNIGCVLAGLVVDRFGAWRGVVLYSLLLPLGIALLYASLIGGWLSPGLAYAIAGLSCGIVGVVPSVMVGLFPAHIRVSGISFTYNIAYALWASTTPLILIALMPWSPWVCVGYCAIMGGVGVLTATFFGLQRGVEVDGVMAVRAAR; via the coding sequence ATGACAGCCATTATTCGACCACGCCTCCAGCCGCTGTCCCGGGTTGACTACACAACCTTGGGCCTTGCGGCGCTCGGTGGGGCGCTGGAAATCTATGACTTCATCATCTTTGTGTTCTTCGCGCTGACCTTGAGTCAGCTGTTTTTTCCGCCAGACATGCCTGAATGGCTGCGCTTGCTGCAAAGCTTCGGCATTTTCGTCACCGGTTATCTGGCTCGGCCGCTGGGCGGCATCCTGATGGCGCACTTCGCTGACCGATTGGGCCGCAAGCGCGTGTTCAGCCTGAGCATTTTGTTGATGGCACTCCCGTGCCTGCTGATCGGGGTGATGCCGACCTATGCCCAGATAGGTTACTGGGCGCCGCTGATTCTGTTGGCCCTGCGTATCCTGCAAGGCGCCGCAGTGGGTGGAGAGGTCCCGAGCGCCTGGGTGTTCGTCGCCGAGCATGCGCCCAGAGGTCATCGTGGCTATGCGTTGGGCGTGCTACAAGCCGGGCTGACGTTTGGCTATTTGCTGGGCGCGCTGACGGCGACCTGGCTGGCGCAGGTGTTCAGCCCTGCGGAAATTCTCGATTACGCCTGGCGCATTCCGTTTCTGCTGGGCGGTGTGTTTGGCGTGGTGGGTGTCTGGCTTCGGCGCTGGTTGAGCGAAACCCCGGTGTTCATGGCCCTGCAGGCACAGCGTGAAGCCCAGCCCGAGTTTCCGTTGCGAGCGGTGCTGCGCGAACATCGCCAGGCATTATTACCAGCGGCGTTGCTGACATGCGTGCTGACCTCTGCAGTCGTGGTGCTGGTGGTGATCACCCCGACAGTGATGCAGCAACGATTCGGCATGACCGCCAGCCACACGTTCGCCCTGAGCGCACTGGGGATTGTTTTTCTGAACATTGGCTGCGTCCTGGCCGGTCTGGTAGTGGATCGTTTTGGCGCCTGGCGCGGCGTGGTGCTGTACAGCCTGCTGTTGCCGCTGGGGATCGCGTTGTTGTATGCCAGCCTGATCGGCGGCTGGCTCTCACCCGGTCTTGCCTATGCCATCGCGGGGTTGTCCTGCGGCATCGTCGGTGTGGTGCCGTCGGTGATGGTCGGGCTGTTCCCGGCGCATATCCGTGTGTCGGGTATTTCGTTCACCTACAACATCGCCTACGCACTCTGGGCCAGCACCACGCCGTTGATATTGATCGCGCTAATGCCGTGGAGCCCTTGGGTATGCGTAGGCTATTGCGCAATCATGGGGGGCGTGGGTGTGCTGACGGCGACTTTTTTCGGCCTGCAGCGCGGCGTCGAGGTTGATGGTGTCATGGCGGTAAGAGCCGCACGCTGA
- a CDS encoding methyl-accepting chemotaxis protein, with product MDDVVRRAREQFEAVRVGTQSIRDVVERSASSVQLLDSRMSQISQIVGLITNITNQTNLLALNAAIEAARAGEHGRGFAVVADEVRSLAIRTASAADDIKHMVEGLQSETQQAVAFMESGVQDVDNHLRTTEDASSENAQLHHEVESMISIIQQLSDRSLDYGKTIKRVDLASGEMRQTVVVLQSSAETVRLNANKLQKLVGQFEVSSGRERSALAS from the coding sequence ATGGACGACGTGGTTCGACGTGCCCGCGAGCAGTTTGAGGCGGTCCGCGTGGGCACCCAGTCGATTCGCGACGTGGTCGAGCGCTCGGCTTCCAGTGTGCAGTTGCTCGACAGCCGAATGTCGCAGATCAGCCAGATCGTCGGCCTGATCACCAACATCACCAATCAGACCAACCTGCTGGCGCTCAATGCCGCCATCGAAGCCGCTCGCGCCGGTGAACACGGTCGTGGTTTTGCGGTAGTCGCCGATGAAGTACGCAGCCTGGCAATCCGTACCGCCAGTGCCGCCGATGACATTAAACACATGGTCGAGGGGCTGCAAAGCGAAACCCAACAAGCCGTGGCCTTCATGGAGAGCGGCGTGCAGGACGTCGACAACCACCTGCGAACCACCGAAGACGCTTCATCGGAAAACGCTCAGCTGCACCATGAGGTTGAAAGCATGATCAGCATCATCCAGCAGCTCAGCGACCGCAGCCTGGATTATGGCAAGACCATCAAGCGCGTGGACCTGGCCTCAGGCGAGATGCGCCAGACCGTAGTTGTGTTGCAAAGCAGCGCGGAAACCGTACGCCTGAATGCCAACAAACTGCAAAAGCTGGTGGGCCAGTTTGAAGTCAGCAGCGGGCGGGAGAGAAGCGCTTTGGCTTCGTAG
- a CDS encoding GNAT family N-acetyltransferase translates to MIELKPAFIDDIPRLWALRTRAVRVSCAGHYSPAQIDIWSATTAPETYLRLIASQGALIAEEDGQLRGYAILDLQTGEVDAIFVDPDHSGKGIGKHLLQGIEALALQHAFRRVYLFSSLNAVAFYQAAGFIAMRDEEYVHPSGIILRSLYMEKVLPESAVTPGR, encoded by the coding sequence ATGATCGAACTCAAACCGGCATTCATCGACGATATACCGCGCCTGTGGGCGCTCAGAACCCGCGCGGTGCGGGTCAGTTGCGCGGGCCATTACTCGCCGGCACAGATCGATATCTGGAGTGCGACGACCGCGCCAGAGACGTACCTCCGACTGATTGCCAGCCAAGGCGCGTTGATCGCCGAAGAGGACGGCCAACTGCGGGGCTATGCGATCCTCGACCTGCAAACCGGCGAAGTCGATGCCATCTTCGTCGACCCGGACCACAGCGGAAAAGGCATCGGCAAACACTTGCTGCAGGGCATCGAAGCACTGGCGTTGCAACACGCATTCAGGCGCGTATATCTGTTTTCCTCGCTGAATGCTGTTGCGTTCTATCAGGCGGCCGGGTTTATCGCGATGAGGGACGAGGAATACGTTCATCCCAGCGGCATCATCTTGCGCAGTCTGTACATGGAGAAGGTGCTGCCAGAGTCGGCAGTTACGCCTGGGCGGTAA
- a CDS encoding PepSY domain-containing protein — protein MKTLNAMFAILALTGVAGLAQADIGPDEIVRLHKAGTVMDFEVLNKAALVKHPGATLHSTELENSYGRYIYQTEMLDAKGVKWDVDLDAKTGEVLKDKQDT, from the coding sequence ATGAAAACCTTGAATGCCATGTTCGCCATCCTCGCCCTGACGGGTGTCGCGGGCCTCGCACAGGCGGATATCGGGCCCGATGAAATCGTTCGCCTGCACAAGGCTGGCACCGTAATGGACTTCGAAGTGTTGAACAAAGCAGCGCTGGTCAAACACCCTGGCGCAACCCTGCACAGTACCGAACTGGAAAACTCCTACGGTCGCTACATCTACCAAACCGAAATGCTCGACGCTAAAGGCGTCAAATGGGATGTAGACCTGGACGCCAAGACGGGTGAAGTACTGAAAGACAAGCAAGATACCTGA
- a CDS encoding AraC family transcriptional regulator, with protein sequence MEKTAEQEVTGPQFWRDEYLPFIEARSIQDGRQICYDRHAHETFSIGAVTGGRSTYLNGRSQERIGAGVVVLMNPDDVHACNPLDDHPWSYRMMYVDVAWLTRLQHELGFSENQDFRAFSAIMSTEPALYDGLNRLYAMLIDAQTDTLHKHTAVIEFFTHVQQTLNPAPALAKDANFKLKRAADFISEHCTRSLSLEEICASADLSASYLIRAFKQHYGMTPHAYLINRRLQFGRAQLKRGHRIADVALEAGFADQAHFQRAFKRFHAATPRQYRG encoded by the coding sequence ATGGAAAAAACAGCCGAACAAGAGGTCACAGGCCCACAGTTTTGGCGCGATGAATACCTGCCATTCATCGAAGCCCGGTCGATTCAGGATGGGCGGCAGATCTGCTATGACCGACACGCCCATGAAACTTTTTCCATCGGCGCGGTTACAGGCGGGCGCAGCACGTACCTGAACGGGCGCTCGCAGGAGCGCATCGGAGCCGGAGTGGTAGTGCTCATGAACCCAGACGATGTTCATGCCTGCAATCCGCTGGATGATCATCCGTGGTCTTATCGAATGATGTACGTGGATGTTGCTTGGCTGACGCGCCTTCAACATGAACTGGGCTTTAGCGAAAATCAGGACTTCAGAGCGTTTTCGGCGATCATGAGCACGGAGCCTGCGCTATATGACGGGCTCAATCGCCTGTATGCGATGCTCATCGACGCCCAAACCGATACGTTGCATAAGCACACTGCCGTTATCGAGTTTTTCACCCATGTACAGCAGACACTCAACCCTGCTCCGGCCTTGGCCAAAGATGCCAACTTCAAACTTAAACGTGCTGCGGACTTCATCAGCGAGCACTGCACGCGATCATTGAGTCTGGAAGAAATCTGCGCGTCGGCTGACTTGTCGGCCTCCTACCTGATCCGCGCGTTCAAGCAGCACTACGGCATGACGCCACATGCATACCTGATAAACCGCCGCCTGCAATTTGGCCGCGCACAGCTCAAACGGGGTCATCGGATTGCGGATGTCGCCCTTGAGGCGGGCTTTGCCGATCAGGCGCATTTTCAGCGGGCATTCAAGCGCTTCCATGCCGCCACGCCACGCCAATACCGAGGCTGA
- a CDS encoding LysE family translocator yields the protein MSMLISMAAFALASSISPGPVNIVALSSGAQFGFRASLPHVSGATVGFTVLLLMIGLGLHELSSHWPFLTQVIQWAGVAFLLFLAYKLAVDNGTLGAGKQVKGPSFLYGAAMQWLNPKAWLASLAGMGAYAANGADLLIWQFAGVYFVVCYGSIACWAYAGTCLRSYLQVPARVRVFNRAMALLLAGSAVYLLVA from the coding sequence ATGAGCATGCTTATATCCATGGCCGCGTTCGCGTTGGCGTCTTCTATTTCGCCAGGGCCAGTGAACATAGTGGCATTGAGTTCCGGTGCGCAGTTCGGCTTTCGTGCCAGTCTGCCGCATGTGAGTGGTGCGACTGTGGGCTTCACGGTGTTGCTGTTGATGATTGGGTTGGGGTTGCATGAACTGTCTAGCCATTGGCCGTTCCTGACCCAGGTCATCCAGTGGGCGGGCGTGGCTTTTCTGTTGTTCCTGGCTTACAAGCTAGCGGTGGATAACGGCACGTTGGGCGCCGGGAAGCAGGTCAAGGGCCCGTCATTTTTATACGGGGCAGCGATGCAGTGGCTCAATCCCAAGGCGTGGCTGGCATCGCTGGCAGGCATGGGAGCGTATGCGGCCAATGGCGCAGACCTGTTGATCTGGCAGTTTGCGGGGGTGTACTTCGTGGTTTGCTACGGCTCGATTGCCTGCTGGGCTTATGCGGGCACCTGCCTGCGCAGCTATCTACAGGTGCCGGCGCGGGTTCGTGTGTTTAATCGTGCGATGGCATTGTTGTTGGCCGGCAGCGCCGTGTACCTGCTGGTCGCTTGA
- a CDS encoding nucleoside deaminase gives MDPFMQAAIEEAQLGLAEGGIPIGSVIVHKGQIIGRGHNRRVQEGSAIKHGEMDAFENAGRLPARTYKESVLYTTLSPCAMCSGAILLYGIQKIVVGENQTFMGEEALLRSRGVEVDVVQDHTCIELMRGFIASKPELWNEDIGE, from the coding sequence ATGGACCCATTCATGCAAGCGGCGATTGAAGAGGCTCAACTGGGGTTGGCCGAGGGCGGGATTCCGATTGGTTCGGTGATTGTGCACAAGGGCCAGATCATTGGCCGTGGGCACAATCGGCGAGTACAGGAGGGCAGTGCGATCAAGCACGGGGAAATGGACGCGTTCGAAAACGCGGGTCGTTTACCGGCGCGCACGTATAAAGAGTCCGTGCTTTACACCACGTTGTCGCCGTGTGCGATGTGCAGCGGCGCGATCCTGCTGTATGGCATTCAAAAAATCGTGGTGGGCGAAAATCAGACGTTCATGGGTGAGGAAGCATTGTTGCGCTCCAGAGGCGTGGAGGTCGATGTGGTCCAGGATCACACCTGCATCGAGTTGATGCGCGGCTTTATCGCCAGCAAGCCTGAGTTGTGGAACGAAGACATCGGCGAATAA
- a CDS encoding GNAT family N-acetyltransferase, with protein MGRTGLHLETDRLIIRELTAEDVPALALILGDAQVMRHSVRGVLTEKATREFVAGCFFSYQANDFGPWAVVEKCSSAFVGFCGLNAEPVEGAEEVEIGYRLGRAFWGKGLATEAAMATLTYAFETLSIDSVIAIVEPENIASVNVIEKLGFNTFIHSQYHRRGVKIYRMTLPDWNSPSAVAKRAT; from the coding sequence ATGGGCAGGACAGGACTGCATTTAGAAACCGACAGACTGATTATCCGCGAGTTGACGGCCGAGGATGTGCCCGCCCTCGCGTTGATTTTGGGTGATGCACAGGTTATGCGGCATTCGGTCAGGGGTGTGTTGACCGAGAAGGCGACGCGTGAGTTCGTGGCCGGGTGTTTTTTTTCATATCAGGCCAATGACTTCGGTCCGTGGGCGGTGGTCGAGAAGTGTTCATCGGCGTTTGTCGGATTCTGCGGTCTGAATGCCGAACCCGTGGAAGGTGCCGAGGAAGTGGAAATCGGCTATCGGTTGGGCCGTGCTTTCTGGGGCAAGGGTTTGGCGACGGAGGCGGCCATGGCCACCCTGACTTACGCGTTCGAAACGCTGAGCATCGATTCGGTGATCGCGATTGTCGAGCCGGAAAATATCGCGTCGGTGAATGTGATTGAGAAGCTAGGCTTCAACACGTTCATCCACAGCCAATACCATCGGCGCGGGGTCAAGATCTATCGGATGACGCTGCCGGACTGGAACTCACCCAGTGCTGTTGCCAAGAGGGCGACATGA
- a CDS encoding GNAT family N-acetyltransferase: MSATQFYVLSELSRPLLDKFYRAHKSPMRAGKDAQLWVAKQTEIIGAMCLTPVANGHWLTGLFVAPLLRGQAIASRLLGEALTHTRGPVWLFCHPELLAFYQRAGFEAISVLPEPLSDRFERYTRTKALIAMSRSNLQP; encoded by the coding sequence ATGTCCGCCACTCAGTTCTACGTGTTGTCCGAGCTGTCCAGACCACTGCTGGACAAGTTCTATCGAGCACACAAGTCACCGATGCGTGCTGGCAAAGACGCGCAATTGTGGGTGGCGAAACAGACTGAAATCATCGGGGCAATGTGCCTGACGCCGGTCGCCAACGGGCATTGGCTGACCGGTTTGTTCGTCGCCCCCTTATTGCGCGGCCAAGCCATCGCCAGTCGCTTGCTCGGCGAAGCCTTGACGCACACTCGCGGACCGGTCTGGTTGTTTTGCCATCCGGAGTTGTTGGCTTTTTATCAGCGCGCAGGGTTCGAAGCGATATCTGTCTTGCCAGAACCGTTGTCAGATCGATTCGAGCGCTACACTCGCACCAAGGCCTTGATAGCGATGAGCCGATCAAACCTCCAGCCATAG